The following coding sequences lie in one Oncorhynchus gorbuscha isolate QuinsamMale2020 ecotype Even-year linkage group LG10, OgorEven_v1.0, whole genome shotgun sequence genomic window:
- the LOC124045074 gene encoding OTU domain-containing protein 3-like — MSRKQTGKPLRGSNRKCDAERKRDERVTRRAIAKDRKNRPQDGDEGEEFVSFSNQLQALGLKLREVPGDGNCLFRALGDQLEGHSRGHLRLRQETVQYMMAHRQDFEPFVEDDVPFAQHLSNLSQPGTFAGNDAIVAFARSQQLKVVIHQLNTPLWEINGSEKLVGRELHIAYRYGDHYDSVRPIGDNSESPAQLRLENLHNSSGQREFGDGQRDRRKAPSPTPSEEDNVILSSLKNRGPNCEEENLFQLSAATINAEWLVDSELAVQVCHGQCASGSCSACRQAATECSEHKAPPDGGNIHTSKASNKQRKEQQRLEKKKRQEERHRQKVLQSKGTPDQNQNLSEPVTLVPALNTLSI, encoded by the exons ATGTCTAGGAAGCAGACAGGAAAGCCACTGCGTGGCAGCAACAGAAAGTGTGATGCAGAGCGAAAGCGGGATGAGCGGGTCACTCGCAGGGCAATCGCCAAGGACCGCAAGAACCGGCCCCAGGACGGGGACGAGGGAGAGGAGTTTGTCAGCTTCTCCAACCAGCTCCAAGCGCTGGGGCTCAAACTGAGAGAGGTGCCTGGAGATGG TAACTGCCTGTTCCGGGCTCTGGGTGACCAATTGGAGGGACACTCTCGAGGACACCTGCGCCTGCGTCAGGAGACTGTGCAGTACATGATGGCACACCGGCAGGACTTTGAGCCCTTTGTGGAGGATGATGTGCCCTTCGCCCAGCATT TGTCAAACCTCTCCCAGCCTGGTACGTTTGCTGGCAATGATGCCATCGTGGCGTTCGCCCGTAGTCAACAGCTCAAGGTGGTCATTCACCAGCTCAACACCCCACTGTGGGAG ATAAATGGCTCTGAGAAGCTGGTTGGCCGAGAGCTACACATTGCCTATCGCTATGGAGACCATTACGACAGTGTACGACCAATCGGTGACAACTCTGAGAGCCCTGCTCAGCTGCGTTTAGAG AATCTTCATAATTCGAGTGGGCAGCGTGAGTTTGGTGACGGCCAGAGGGACAGACGGAAAGCCCCCTCGCCCACCCCCTCCGAGGAGGACAATGTGATCCTAAGTTCCCTGAAGAACAGGGGCCCAAACT GTGAAGAGGAGAATCTATTTCAGCTGAGTGCCGCCACCATCAACGCTGAGTGGCTGGTGGATTCTGAGCTAGCTGTCCAAGTGTGTCACGGCCAGTGTGCCTCTGGTTCATGCTCAGCGTGTAGACAGGCAGCGACAGAGTGCAGTGAGCACAAAGCACCACCAGATGGAGGCAACATACACACATCCAAG GCTTCAAACAAGCAGAGGAAAGAGCAGCAGCGCTTGGAAAAGAAAAAGCGACAGGAGGAAAGACATCGACAGAAGGTTCTTCAAAGCAAAGGAACACCTGACCAAAACCAGAACCTCTCAGAGCCTGTCACTCTAGTGCCAGCTCTAAATACACTtagtatatag